The genomic segment CAGCGAGACGTTCATCAAGTGCGCCTGCATGCTGCTGCCCGTGAAGCCTGCCGTGGGCGAGTACGTCCTGGTCCACGCCGGGTTCGCCATCAACACCGTGGAAGAGGAAGAGGCCCGCAAGACCCTGGCCCTGCTCAAGGAAATGTCCGACCTGACGGGCACTGTGCCCGTGGGCAACACGGCCTTCGACCTTTCGGAGTGAGGCCGCCGCGCGGTGGCGGATACTGCGCGATGGGCGCCCCGGCTGCTTCTGGCGGCCGGGGCGTTCCGTTTTGTGTGCCGCGCGGTGCGCTGCGCGAGGCGCCGCGCGGTGCGCTGCGGTCGCGCCAGGAGTCGCGCAAGGCGCCCGCCTTGCGCGCAACGCGCGGCGCGATGGCCCGCGCGGCGGCGCGTCCGGGAAAGCCCCGATCAGGAAGTGGGGAAATATCGGGCAAAAGCAGGCAGAGGGCGGCTTTGGGCACGGAGGATGCAACCACTGCGACAGTCTTACGTGCAACCCCAGCCCAAGGAGCAGCCCCATGGTCCTGTCTGTCATTGTCCACGGACGCTCGTGCGATCTGGCCCTGCATCCCGTCTCGCAAAGCACGGCCCGGATGATCCGCCGCCTGGGCACGGACGTGTACCGCGAAAAGATCCTGCGCTGGTGGCGCAAGGGCAATACCGCCACCTGGGGCATGAAGATCGACGACGAATGCAACGTGCGCGTGGAACTGGACGGCGCGCCTGTGCCCTTCGACGTGTCGCGCATCGTCGCCAACCCGCTGCGCCTGCGCAGGCGCATGTATCTGGACAGCAAGGCCCGCTACCTGTGCGTGCTGGGCTACGACAACGAGATCTGCAAGTTCCAGTGGACCTGGAACAACGTGTCCGATTTCGACCCGCAGCGTTTCGAATTCATGGTCCACAAGTGGGACCGCATCATGGGCGTCCCGGACTACTACATCCTGGACGAGATTCGCTACGACGGGGAGTTCGCCGACCGCCACGACTGGTGCGACACCAGCGGGTTCACCCTGGTGGAGCCCAGGCTCATCGACCTGGACGAGGTGCGCGCCCTGTACGGGGGCAGCGGGCTCGACCCTGCGGACCTGGGCCCGCAGCCCGGGGCCGTTCGCCCGCCCGCTGATCTTTCGATCTGACTCTCCGGCCAGGCCGGGACAAGAGAGCGGGGCCGCCCCCAGGGCGGCCCCGCTCCATGCGTTTTTCCCGTGGCGCGGCCTGGCGCGCGTGGCGCTACAGGTCGGCCAGGTCGCCCTCCAGGGCCTCCATGAGCCGGATGGTCAGCTTGAGGAAGTCGGCCTCGGTGATGATGCCCCTGAGCACCCCGTCCTCGACCACGGGCAGACAGCCGTATTTGTGGTTGAGCAGGATGTCGGCGGCGTCGCGCAGCTTCATCTGCGGGGCCACGGCGGTCACGTCGCGGCGCATGACCTCCATGATGGGGATGCCTGCGTCGATCTCGTCGCGGGTCTTGCGGTCCACCCCGGCGAACTGCGAGATGGTCGCGTTCAGGATGTCGCGGTGGGTGAGCAGGCCCAGGAATTCCATGTCCTTGCCCACGATGGGAATGTGCCGGATGCGCGCCAGGGACATCATGGACCGCGCCGTCTTGAGCGTGTCGGTCTCGCGCAGGGTGAACACTTCCCCGGTCATCAGGTCGGCCACGGTGAGCATGGGCGCACTCCTTTGTATTGCATAGCATAGTCCCGCATCCCGCCCGGGCTGTCAAGGCCGCGCCCTGGCCCCGGGACGGCCCCGAAGTTGACTTGCGTGGCGAAATCTGGTGGGAAACGCCTTGCGTGGCGCCTGGGCGCGGCGTATGGATTGCGCCGGAAAGGGAGGGGTGATGCGAGTTGACATGCGCCGCAGCCGGGAACGCATGGTCCGGGAGCAGATCGAGGCCAGGGGCGTGCGCGACCCGCGCGTGCTCGCGGCCATGCGCAGGGTGCCGCGCCATCTGTTCGTGGACGAGGCCCTGCACGGCCAGGCCTACGCCGACCACCCCGTGCCCATCGGCTTCGGGCAGACCATCTCCCAGCCCTACATCGTCGCGCTCATGACCTGGTACCTGGAACTGGAGCCGGGCATGAGCGTGCTGGAAATCGGCACCGGATCGGGCTACCAGGCCGCCGTGCTGGACGAAATGGGGGCCCGGGTCTGGACCGTGGAGCGCATCCCCGAACTGTACGACGCCGCCCGGGTGCGCCTGTCGCGCCTGGGGCACGCCGGGGTGCGCTGCAAGCTCGACGACGGCACCCTGGGCTGGCCCGAGGCCGGGCCCTTCGACCGGATTCTCGTCACGGCGGGCGGGCCCGATGTGCCCCTGCCGCTGCTGGCCCAGCTGGCCGACCCGGGCATCCTGCTCATCCCCGTGGGCGGCTCGCGGCGCGACCAGCAGCTCGTCATGGTCCGCCGCCAGGGCGGCGAGCTGCTGCGCGAGAACAAGGGCGGCGTGGTCTTCGTCGATCTGGTGGGCCGCCACGGCTGGTAGCCCCTATCCCCGAACCCCTGCGGAAGGCGTATGACGTTCAAGCACGCGTGGCTCCAAGGGCCCGGCCCGACGACGCTGCCCCAGGCCCTGCTGCTGGCGGCCAAGGGCTTCTGCATGGGCGCGGCGGA from the Desulfocurvus vexinensis DSM 17965 genome contains:
- a CDS encoding HypC/HybG/HupF family hydrogenase formation chaperone produces the protein MCLATPCKIVEYLDEDIARVQVGDSETFIKCACMLLPVKPAVGEYVLVHAGFAINTVEEEEARKTLALLKEMSDLTGTVPVGNTAFDLSE
- a CDS encoding CBS domain-containing protein; translation: MLTVADLMTGEVFTLRETDTLKTARSMMSLARIRHIPIVGKDMEFLGLLTHRDILNATISQFAGVDRKTRDEIDAGIPIMEVMRRDVTAVAPQMKLRDAADILLNHKYGCLPVVEDGVLRGIITEADFLKLTIRLMEALEGDLADL
- a CDS encoding protein-L-isoaspartate(D-aspartate) O-methyltransferase, with the translated sequence MRVDMRRSRERMVREQIEARGVRDPRVLAAMRRVPRHLFVDEALHGQAYADHPVPIGFGQTISQPYIVALMTWYLELEPGMSVLEIGTGSGYQAAVLDEMGARVWTVERIPELYDAARVRLSRLGHAGVRCKLDDGTLGWPEAGPFDRILVTAGGPDVPLPLLAQLADPGILLIPVGGSRRDQQLVMVRRQGGELLRENKGGVVFVDLVGRHGW